A single Phytohabitans houttuyneae DNA region contains:
- a CDS encoding Hsp70 family protein, producing MTPRFRLGIDFGTSNTTAVLAWPDGRARPLLFEGSPVLPSGVCADPGAGLSTGRDARHTARSRPDCFEPAPKRLVGASTPVLLGDVEVPVADLVAAVFARVRDEAGRVAGTPVTAAVLTCPAGWGPPRRDLLATAASRAGLVVEEVVPEPVAAAGYFIGTQGAWLAEGACAVVYDFGAGTFDASVVRRTRDGFALLAVEGLAETGGADIDAAVVAGLGESLAARDAATWRRLTVPASSADRRAAWQLWEDVRTAKEMLSRAPRTSVYVPLFEQDLPLGREELERLATPLVARTVAAARAAVDAAGVPAGAVAAVFLVGGASRLPLAATLLHREFGVAPTVVEQPELVVAEGALGPLPRMPTPAPASAPHPVPAQDPAPHPPPVDEVAPERTAPRVPRRRRALAALALAGLVVAVAVLAVPRLLPALGIGGGPDTSTVLRQHVLATGGRVVRDVEFSPDGKLLAVNDGDQTVQIWDVGKRLQLGSSLVAGVGTVTAVAFVDGARLAVAGDRGEVRIWNVSDRTQFARPLTVGANPGALASTVDGQRLAVAVGDEVQVWDVAAGLRTSRLAAAGGKSVLAVDFNHDGTALAAAGFDGLWLWDSSAGRDPTFTDHSGPAHAVAFSPDGRTVVTGSDTGGALLWDTRTGRRQATLAEAQPGEVPVVDFSPDGERVLTAGFGPVFTAYPVRIWDPTAPGAAQRTLALTFEPRSARFSPDGRYIAVGGNGVVLFEQEPG from the coding sequence GTGACCCCTCGGTTCCGGCTCGGCATCGACTTCGGCACCTCGAACACGACGGCCGTCCTGGCGTGGCCGGACGGGCGGGCCCGGCCGCTGCTGTTCGAGGGTTCACCGGTGCTGCCGTCCGGGGTCTGCGCGGACCCGGGGGCGGGCCTGTCGACCGGCCGCGACGCGCGGCACACCGCGCGGAGCCGGCCGGATTGCTTCGAGCCCGCGCCCAAGCGGTTGGTGGGCGCCTCCACGCCGGTGCTGCTCGGCGACGTGGAGGTGCCGGTGGCCGACCTCGTGGCGGCGGTGTTCGCCCGGGTGCGGGACGAGGCCGGACGGGTCGCCGGCACACCGGTGACGGCCGCGGTGCTCACCTGCCCGGCCGGTTGGGGTCCGCCGCGGCGGGACCTGCTCGCGACCGCCGCGTCCCGCGCCGGGCTCGTGGTCGAAGAGGTGGTGCCGGAGCCGGTGGCGGCCGCCGGGTACTTCATCGGTACGCAGGGTGCGTGGCTGGCGGAGGGTGCGTGCGCGGTCGTGTACGACTTCGGCGCCGGCACCTTCGACGCATCGGTGGTGCGCCGCACGCGGGACGGGTTCGCGCTGCTGGCGGTCGAAGGGCTGGCCGAGACGGGTGGCGCCGACATCGACGCGGCGGTGGTCGCCGGGCTGGGCGAGTCGCTGGCCGCGCGGGACGCGGCGACCTGGCGGCGGCTGACCGTGCCGGCGTCATCGGCCGACCGGCGGGCCGCCTGGCAGCTGTGGGAGGACGTGCGCACCGCCAAGGAGATGCTGTCCCGCGCACCGCGCACCTCCGTGTACGTGCCGCTCTTCGAACAGGACCTCCCGCTGGGGCGCGAGGAGCTCGAGCGCCTCGCCACCCCGCTCGTGGCCCGCACCGTCGCCGCGGCCCGCGCCGCCGTGGACGCGGCCGGCGTGCCGGCGGGCGCGGTGGCGGCGGTCTTCCTGGTCGGTGGCGCGAGCCGGCTGCCGCTGGCGGCGACGCTGCTGCACCGCGAGTTCGGCGTCGCGCCCACCGTGGTCGAGCAGCCGGAGCTCGTGGTCGCCGAGGGTGCGCTCGGCCCCCTGCCCCGGATGCCGACCCCGGCCCCGGCCTCAGCCCCGCACCCCGTTCCAGCCCAGGACCCGGCACCGCACCCGCCGCCGGTCGACGAGGTCGCGCCGGAGCGGACCGCACCGCGGGTGCCGCGGCGCAGGCGGGCCTTGGCCGCGCTGGCGCTGGCCGGGCTCGTGGTCGCGGTCGCCGTGCTGGCCGTGCCCCGGTTGCTGCCGGCGCTCGGCATCGGCGGCGGCCCGGACACCTCCACCGTGCTCCGGCAGCACGTGCTCGCCACCGGCGGGCGGGTCGTGCGAGACGTGGAGTTCAGCCCGGACGGCAAACTGCTCGCGGTCAACGACGGCGACCAGACGGTGCAGATCTGGGACGTCGGGAAACGGCTCCAGCTGGGCAGCTCGCTGGTCGCCGGCGTCGGCACCGTCACGGCGGTGGCGTTCGTGGACGGCGCGCGGCTGGCCGTCGCCGGCGACCGGGGCGAGGTGCGGATCTGGAACGTCTCGGACCGCACCCAGTTCGCGCGGCCCCTGACCGTCGGCGCCAACCCGGGCGCGCTCGCGTCCACGGTGGACGGGCAGAGGCTCGCCGTGGCGGTGGGCGACGAGGTCCAGGTGTGGGATGTGGCGGCGGGCCTGCGGACCAGCAGGCTCGCGGCCGCCGGCGGCAAGAGCGTGCTGGCGGTCGACTTCAACCACGACGGTACGGCGCTGGCGGCGGCCGGCTTCGACGGGCTCTGGCTGTGGGACTCGTCCGCCGGCCGCGACCCGACCTTCACCGACCACAGTGGACCAGCACACGCGGTGGCGTTCAGCCCGGACGGCCGGACCGTCGTCACGGGCAGCGACACCGGCGGCGCCCTGCTGTGGGACACCCGAACCGGCCGGCGTCAGGCCACCCTCGCCGAGGCCCAGCCCGGCGAGGTGCCCGTCGTGGACTTCAGCCCCGACGGCGAGCGCGTGCTCACCGCCGGCTTCGGCCCGGTCTTCACCGCGTACCCCGTGCGGATCTGGGACCCCACCGCACCCGGCGCCGCCCAGCGGACGCTCGCCCTCACCTTCGAGCCGCGCTCGGCCCGGTTCAGCCCGGACGGCCGGTACATCGCGGTCGGCGGCAACGGCGTGGTGCTCTTCGAACAGGAGCCGGGATGA
- a CDS encoding glycosyltransferase produces the protein MNQPSRRLVIVVRADPVICGHAGEARNLAEVALTRGFDDVRLLTWPIPALQAAGLPLKPLDRLLPYSPGITVERPEPVGDYRVPDGRHIAGLTGRLVELLAERVPTTCLSMYLVPHTTVVNDAVTAARAAGFAPDVRTVAKAVGSDVTNVIRSCLREGRLGAATVLFTTFLASDALVAVSEYTRDEIIASAQEVDAHCGTSFAEECRRRVTVSYPPIDASAYLNLDPAEVDAALARRGLTRGGYILFLSRVARAKGIYDLIIAYGQMRCRDKVRLIVAGTGPALEHVQAMSKEDERITYLTDVDDVEKPLLMAGCAAYVLPTKPEPDFVETFGIALAEKMLAGGGPIVTTLTGGTGEAVGDTAVIVEPGDIAALAETVDRVVLDMSEAEKRDLEVRARARAMLFDRGVVFDGLFPSAEPATAIG, from the coding sequence ATGAACCAACCCTCCCGCCGCCTCGTCATCGTGGTCAGAGCCGACCCGGTCATCTGCGGCCACGCCGGCGAGGCACGCAACCTCGCCGAGGTCGCGCTCACCCGCGGCTTCGACGACGTGCGCCTGCTGACCTGGCCGATACCGGCGCTCCAGGCGGCCGGGCTCCCGCTCAAGCCGCTGGACCGCCTGCTGCCGTACAGCCCGGGGATCACCGTGGAGCGGCCGGAGCCGGTGGGCGACTACCGGGTGCCGGACGGGCGGCACATCGCCGGCCTCACCGGCCGCCTGGTCGAGCTGCTCGCCGAGCGCGTGCCCACCACCTGCCTGTCCATGTACCTCGTACCGCACACGACGGTGGTCAACGACGCGGTCACGGCGGCGCGGGCGGCCGGCTTCGCGCCGGACGTGCGCACCGTCGCCAAGGCGGTCGGCTCCGACGTCACCAACGTGATCAGGTCATGCCTGCGCGAGGGGCGCCTCGGCGCGGCCACGGTCCTGTTCACCACGTTCCTCGCCAGCGATGCGCTGGTCGCGGTCTCCGAGTACACCCGGGACGAGATCATCGCCTCGGCGCAGGAGGTGGACGCGCACTGCGGCACGTCGTTCGCCGAGGAGTGCCGGCGCCGGGTGACGGTCAGCTACCCGCCGATCGACGCCTCGGCGTACCTGAACCTCGACCCGGCCGAGGTCGACGCCGCGCTCGCCCGGCGCGGCCTGACCCGCGGCGGCTACATCCTCTTCCTGTCCCGGGTGGCCCGGGCCAAGGGCATCTACGACCTGATCATCGCGTACGGCCAGATGCGCTGCCGCGACAAGGTGCGCCTGATCGTCGCCGGCACGGGCCCGGCGCTGGAGCACGTGCAGGCGATGTCCAAAGAGGACGAGCGGATCACGTACCTGACCGACGTGGACGACGTCGAGAAGCCGCTGCTGATGGCGGGCTGCGCCGCGTACGTGCTGCCGACCAAGCCGGAGCCCGACTTCGTGGAGACGTTCGGCATCGCGCTGGCCGAGAAGATGCTCGCCGGCGGCGGTCCGATCGTGACCACCCTGACCGGCGGCACCGGCGAGGCGGTCGGCGACACGGCGGTCATCGTCGAGCCGGGCGACATCGCCGCCCTGGCCGAGACCGTCGACCGCGTGGTGCTCGACATGTCCGAGGCGGAGAAGCGCGACCTGGAGGTGCGGGCGCGGGCCCGCGCCATGCTCTTCGACCGCGGCGTCGTCTTCGACGGCCTCTTCCCCTCCGCGGAGCCCGCCACCGCCATCGGCTGA
- a CDS encoding glycoside hydrolase domain-containing protein, whose amino-acid sequence MLDDIDPFIGTAATDLPRGGGLASTWWWPKPQVGNTHPGATSPLGMVSACAYSGAYPTGYGRYTKNTEGLPEEMYDRLQASGFTHFQQSGTGAIRKYYNYVRVTPMVEPLDVLGQAWGLSDEVAEAGYYAATLGTGVRCELTVGAKVAVHRYTFPEARSARIVVDLSCGGLDIELGRTVPLRAQVENMGQGRAQGTVVMEGVPLSVYLEVDSPGWRPMLWYDRRLIDGGTRLDFDSIRHTTLRPFGMLFMGPATAGQTIEVRLGFSLRGCDQARRNLERECWPTQPAFEAVHAATRTRWADHIDRVRVEGGTPARRTVMATALYHSLIKPCFADDESPFWPTAGPYAFDICTMWDIYKTQLPLLAAIVPDRATDLLESLIRVCEEEGNFPNGYRMARGADRFFRQASALAHTALADAHALGRPGVDWSWALVHMVDDLRRLYGEDFFEHGVVHPITHTLDLAYAHYCTAQVARALNDRRLADDLERRSWQWSNAFDPDTGLLRDSDFYEGGKWNYSFRLLHDMAGRIALAGGDAAFVEMLDRFFGFGAAPVKQPGLRPSPVEMAAGFALNRFEGLNNEPDMEVPWAYHYAGRPDRTAEVVQAALAWQFGTGPGGLPGNDDSGALSSWYVWASIGLFPVAGQSLFLLNAPAFERATLRVGDEELVIETSGHRGTPIGADGIGDEPPTQYVQSATLNGEPLHTTHLSAAAVHRGGRLHLRLGTQPSSWGCETRPPSHSPPPEEAP is encoded by the coding sequence ATTCTCGACGACATCGACCCGTTCATCGGCACAGCCGCGACCGACCTGCCCCGAGGCGGCGGTCTCGCCTCCACGTGGTGGTGGCCCAAGCCCCAGGTGGGTAACACGCACCCGGGCGCCACCTCCCCGCTGGGGATGGTCTCCGCGTGCGCGTACTCGGGCGCCTACCCGACGGGGTACGGGCGGTACACGAAGAACACCGAGGGCCTGCCCGAGGAGATGTACGACCGGCTCCAGGCGTCCGGCTTCACCCACTTCCAGCAGTCCGGCACCGGCGCGATCCGCAAGTACTACAACTACGTGCGGGTCACCCCGATGGTGGAGCCGCTGGACGTGCTCGGGCAGGCGTGGGGGCTGTCCGACGAGGTCGCCGAGGCGGGGTACTACGCGGCGACGCTCGGCACCGGGGTGCGCTGCGAGCTGACCGTCGGCGCCAAGGTGGCGGTGCACCGGTACACCTTCCCCGAGGCGCGCAGCGCCCGCATCGTGGTCGACCTCTCCTGCGGCGGGCTGGACATCGAGCTCGGCCGCACCGTGCCGCTGCGCGCCCAGGTGGAAAACATGGGCCAGGGCCGCGCGCAGGGCACGGTCGTGATGGAGGGCGTGCCGCTTTCGGTGTACCTGGAGGTGGACAGCCCCGGCTGGCGCCCGATGCTCTGGTACGACCGGCGGCTCATCGACGGCGGCACCCGCCTGGACTTCGACAGCATCCGGCACACGACGCTGCGCCCGTTCGGCATGCTCTTCATGGGCCCGGCGACCGCGGGCCAGACCATCGAGGTGCGGCTCGGCTTCTCGCTGCGCGGGTGCGACCAGGCCCGCCGAAACCTCGAGCGCGAGTGCTGGCCGACGCAGCCCGCGTTCGAGGCGGTGCACGCCGCCACCCGCACCCGCTGGGCCGACCACATCGACCGGGTCCGGGTCGAGGGCGGCACGCCCGCGCGGCGCACGGTGATGGCGACCGCGCTGTACCACTCGCTGATCAAGCCGTGCTTCGCCGACGACGAGAGCCCGTTCTGGCCCACCGCCGGGCCGTACGCGTTCGACATCTGCACGATGTGGGACATCTACAAGACGCAGCTGCCGCTGCTCGCGGCGATCGTCCCGGACCGCGCGACGGACCTGCTGGAGTCGCTGATCCGGGTGTGCGAGGAGGAGGGCAACTTCCCCAACGGGTACCGGATGGCGCGCGGCGCCGACCGCTTCTTCCGCCAGGCGAGCGCGCTCGCGCACACCGCGCTGGCCGACGCCCACGCGCTGGGCCGGCCCGGCGTCGACTGGAGCTGGGCGCTCGTGCACATGGTCGACGACCTGCGCCGGCTGTACGGCGAGGACTTCTTCGAGCACGGCGTGGTGCACCCGATCACGCACACGCTCGACCTGGCGTACGCGCACTACTGCACCGCGCAGGTGGCCCGCGCGCTCAACGACCGCCGCCTCGCCGACGACCTCGAACGGCGCAGCTGGCAGTGGTCCAACGCCTTCGACCCGGACACCGGGCTGCTGCGCGACTCGGACTTCTACGAGGGCGGCAAGTGGAACTACTCGTTCCGCCTGCTGCACGACATGGCCGGGCGGATCGCGCTGGCCGGCGGCGACGCGGCGTTCGTCGAGATGCTCGACCGCTTCTTCGGCTTCGGCGCCGCGCCGGTCAAGCAGCCCGGCCTGCGCCCCTCGCCGGTCGAGATGGCCGCCGGGTTCGCGCTCAACCGCTTCGAGGGGCTGAACAACGAGCCGGACATGGAGGTGCCCTGGGCCTACCACTACGCCGGCCGCCCCGACCGCACCGCCGAGGTGGTGCAGGCGGCGCTGGCGTGGCAGTTCGGCACCGGCCCCGGCGGGCTGCCCGGCAACGACGACTCCGGCGCGCTCAGCTCCTGGTACGTGTGGGCCTCCATCGGCCTGTTCCCGGTGGCCGGGCAGAGCCTCTTCCTGCTCAACGCGCCCGCGTTCGAGCGCGCCACCCTGCGGGTGGGCGACGAGGAGCTCGTCATCGAGACGAGCGGGCACCGCGGGACGCCCATCGGTGCCGACGGCATCGGCGACGAGCCGCCGACGCAGTACGTCCAGTCGGCCACCCTCAACGGCGAGCCGCTGCACACCACCCACCTCAGCGCCGCCGCCGTCCACCGCGGCGGGCGGCTGCACCTGCGGCTGGGCACCCAGCCGTCGTCCTGGGGATGCGAGACCCGACCACCTTCCCACTCCCCGCCCCCTGAGGAAGCGCCATGA
- a CDS encoding RICIN domain-containing protein: MRSEKRLLAVGAALVLAAGAAAVAVAAPAHAAPVTVTNGTQFTDTSGAVVHAHGGGVLKVGTYYYWFGENRNANNTFRAVSAYRSTDLRTWEFRGNVLTQSSAAELQVANIERPKVIYNASTGRYVMWMHKENGSNYSEARAAVASSATVDGAYTYHGSFRPLGQHMSRDITLYNDGGTAYMISAADENYDLHIYRLTADYLNVASLVGNFWNDAHREAPAMFKRGSTYFLLTSAATGWNPNQAQYATASSISGPWSGWTNVGNGTTFSSQPTYVLPIQGSATTSYLYMGDRWAGAWGGPVNDSQYVWLPITFPSNTSMSLSWSPSITIDAATGTVTGNSPTYYRVTNRNSGRVMDVVSNSTANNAEVKQYSWNGGGNQKWEFQDAGGGYVRLVNQNSGKCLDVASASTADGANVIQYTCGGGTNQQWQWVATGSYFQLRARHSGKCLDVVNANTADGADIQQYACGSGTNQHWTRTQS; this comes from the coding sequence GTGAGAAGCGAGAAGCGGCTGCTGGCCGTGGGAGCGGCGCTGGTACTGGCCGCGGGCGCTGCGGCGGTCGCGGTGGCCGCTCCCGCGCACGCGGCACCGGTCACCGTCACCAACGGCACGCAGTTCACCGACACGTCCGGCGCGGTGGTGCACGCGCACGGCGGCGGCGTGCTCAAGGTCGGCACCTACTACTACTGGTTCGGCGAGAACCGCAACGCCAACAACACCTTCCGCGCGGTCTCCGCCTACCGCTCCACGGACCTGCGCACGTGGGAGTTCCGCGGCAACGTGCTGACCCAGTCCTCGGCCGCCGAGCTCCAGGTCGCCAACATCGAGCGGCCGAAGGTCATCTACAACGCCAGCACCGGCCGCTACGTCATGTGGATGCACAAGGAGAACGGCTCGAACTACAGCGAGGCCCGCGCGGCGGTCGCCTCGTCGGCCACGGTGGACGGCGCGTACACGTACCACGGCAGCTTCCGCCCGCTCGGGCAGCACATGTCCCGGGACATCACGCTCTACAACGACGGCGGCACCGCGTACATGATCTCGGCCGCCGACGAGAACTACGACCTGCACATCTACCGCCTCACCGCCGACTACCTCAACGTGGCCAGCCTGGTCGGCAACTTCTGGAACGACGCGCACCGCGAGGCGCCGGCGATGTTCAAGCGCGGCAGCACCTACTTCCTGCTCACCTCGGCCGCGACCGGCTGGAACCCCAACCAGGCGCAGTACGCCACCGCGTCCAGCATCTCCGGCCCGTGGAGCGGCTGGACCAACGTCGGCAACGGCACCACGTTCAGCTCGCAGCCGACGTACGTGCTGCCGATCCAGGGCAGCGCGACGACCAGCTACCTCTACATGGGCGACCGGTGGGCCGGCGCGTGGGGCGGGCCGGTCAACGACTCCCAGTACGTCTGGCTGCCGATCACCTTCCCGTCGAACACCAGCATGAGCCTGAGCTGGTCGCCGTCGATCACGATCGACGCGGCCACCGGCACGGTCACCGGCAACTCCCCCACCTACTACCGGGTGACCAACCGCAACAGCGGCCGGGTGATGGACGTGGTCAGCAACTCCACGGCCAACAACGCCGAGGTCAAGCAGTACAGCTGGAACGGCGGCGGCAACCAGAAGTGGGAGTTCCAGGACGCCGGCGGCGGCTACGTCCGCCTGGTCAACCAGAACTCCGGCAAGTGCCTCGACGTCGCCTCCGCCTCGACCGCCGACGGCGCCAACGTCATCCAGTACACCTGCGGCGGCGGCACCAACCAGCAGTGGCAGTGGGTGGCGACGGGCAGCTACTTCCAGCTGCGCGCCCGGCACAGCGGCAAGTGCCTCGACGTGGTCAACGCCAACACCGCCGACGGCGCCGACATCCAGCAGTACGCCTGCGGCTCCGGCACCAACCAGCACTGGACCAGGACCCAGTCCTGA
- a CDS encoding substrate-binding domain-containing protein, with protein sequence MTSERMFGTQRQERLLAELRGHGAVRVRDLARELGVSELTIRRDIAALAARGLVSKVHGGATLPSHRAAAGPPRRVAIRFTIGMVVPSLDFYWPPVVAGARAAAAALGVSIQLRGSSYDPDEDRRQVSRLVEAGEVQGLLLAPTLDGDGAVPGWIARLPVPAVLLEREPRGWTAAEWVRTDHAHGLDLAVRHLCQQGHRRIGLVLARDSPTSAHLMRAWRAGHAGMAELVAPGQQERVVRECRRAGVTALVVHSDPEAVSVAQCCAERGIAVPGELAIVSYDDEVAHLAEPALTAVRPPKSHLGRLAVELMVARLLGGGQRPAHRVLLAPDLVVRASSVRL encoded by the coding sequence GTGACGAGTGAGCGGATGTTCGGTACGCAGCGGCAGGAGCGGCTGCTCGCCGAGTTGCGCGGGCACGGCGCGGTGCGCGTGCGCGACCTGGCCCGCGAACTCGGCGTCAGCGAGCTGACCATCCGCCGCGACATCGCCGCCCTCGCCGCCCGCGGCCTGGTGTCCAAGGTGCACGGTGGGGCGACGCTGCCGTCGCACCGCGCCGCGGCCGGCCCGCCGCGGCGGGTCGCCATCCGGTTCACGATCGGGATGGTCGTCCCGTCGCTGGACTTCTACTGGCCGCCGGTGGTGGCCGGCGCGCGGGCCGCGGCGGCGGCGCTGGGCGTCAGCATCCAGCTGCGCGGCTCCAGCTACGACCCGGACGAGGACCGCCGCCAGGTCAGCCGGCTGGTGGAGGCCGGCGAGGTGCAGGGCCTGCTGCTCGCGCCGACGCTGGACGGCGACGGCGCGGTACCCGGGTGGATCGCCCGGCTGCCCGTGCCCGCCGTGCTGCTGGAGCGGGAGCCGCGCGGGTGGACGGCCGCCGAGTGGGTGCGCACCGACCACGCGCACGGCCTCGACCTCGCCGTGCGGCACCTGTGCCAGCAGGGTCACCGCCGCATCGGCCTCGTGCTCGCCCGGGACAGCCCGACGTCGGCGCACCTGATGCGCGCCTGGCGGGCGGGGCACGCGGGCATGGCCGAGCTGGTCGCGCCCGGCCAGCAGGAGCGCGTCGTGCGCGAGTGCCGGCGGGCGGGGGTCACCGCGCTCGTCGTACACAGCGATCCGGAGGCCGTGTCGGTCGCGCAGTGCTGCGCCGAACGCGGCATCGCGGTCCCCGGCGAGCTCGCGATCGTCTCGTACGACGACGAGGTCGCCCACCTCGCCGAGCCCGCGCTCACCGCGGTCCGGCCGCCCAAGAGCCACCTCGGGCGCCTCGCCGTGGAGCTGATGGTCGCCCGCCTGCTCGGCGGCGGGCAGCGCCCCGCGCACCGGGTGCTGCTGGCGCCCGATCTGGTCGTGCGCGCCTCGTCTGTTCGTTTGTGA
- the kduD gene encoding 2-dehydro-3-deoxy-D-gluconate 5-dehydrogenase KduD — MTTGGVLGSFRLDGRVALVTGGGRGIGQALAVALAEAGADVALLGRSHPAETAARVQALGRRALVVTTDLATAGPEDLAASVDAVVGGLGRLDVLVNNAGMIRRSDALAHSPRDWAAVLRVDLDAVFHLCQAAGRVMVAQGHGRIVNIASMLSYHGGVRVPSYTAAKHGVVGITKALANEWAGAGVNVNALAPGYIATDQTAVLREDPDREREIRERIPAGRWGRPEDLMGAVVFLASDAARYVHGAVLAVDGGWLAR, encoded by the coding sequence GTGACGACCGGAGGGGTTCTGGGCAGCTTCCGCCTCGACGGCCGGGTCGCGCTGGTCACCGGCGGCGGGCGCGGCATCGGTCAGGCGCTCGCGGTCGCGCTGGCCGAGGCCGGCGCGGACGTCGCGCTGCTGGGCCGCAGCCACCCGGCCGAGACGGCGGCGCGGGTGCAGGCGCTGGGCCGGCGGGCACTCGTGGTGACCACGGACCTCGCCACCGCCGGGCCGGAGGACCTCGCCGCCTCGGTCGACGCGGTGGTCGGCGGGCTGGGCCGGCTCGACGTGCTGGTCAACAACGCCGGCATGATCCGCCGCTCGGACGCGCTCGCGCACTCGCCGCGGGACTGGGCGGCGGTGCTGCGGGTCGACCTCGACGCGGTCTTCCACCTGTGCCAGGCGGCCGGGCGGGTCATGGTCGCGCAGGGGCACGGCCGGATCGTCAACATCGCGTCGATGCTGTCGTACCACGGCGGCGTGCGGGTGCCGTCGTACACCGCGGCCAAGCACGGCGTCGTCGGCATCACCAAGGCGCTGGCGAACGAGTGGGCCGGCGCCGGCGTCAACGTCAACGCGCTCGCGCCCGGCTACATCGCCACCGACCAGACCGCGGTCCTGCGCGAGGACCCCGACCGGGAACGCGAGATCCGCGAACGGATCCCGGCCGGCCGCTGGGGACGCCCCGAGGACCTGATGGGCGCCGTCGTCTTCCTCGCCTCCGACGCCGCCCGGTACGTGCACGGTGCCGTCCTCGCCGTGGACGGAGGCTGGCTCGCCCGCTAG
- a CDS encoding glycoside hydrolase family 88 protein, whose translation MTAIHVRPSPDAEAIAAAVAAALRTVDANLDSFGDRYPDDTTAGDRYPPRPPSAGQPEGGNVGWTTSFWPGMLWRAYDLTGQERYRLAALSHVDSFAARVHGGIDLDTHDLGFLYTLSCVTAARRAGDERARDAALAAAAHLTSRVLPAAGIIQAWGDLDDPRQRGRTIIDSLMNTPLLFWAARTTGDERYAAVARRHTAQLREHILRPDGTTFHTFYWDPETGAPLRGETEQGHADDSCWARGQAWAIYGFTLNHRYTGEPELLAAAQTCADYFLAHLPADHVAYWDLVFGDGSGAERDSSAAAIAACGLAELAGHVGDPARAERYREAAGRILRSLVDGYSTGGRPGSQALIRHGVYDKPKGIGVDEGTLWGDYFYLEALARAAGPGWEDPW comes from the coding sequence ATGACGGCGATCCATGTCCGTCCCAGCCCAGACGCCGAGGCGATCGCGGCCGCGGTGGCCGCCGCCCTGCGCACCGTCGACGCGAACCTCGACAGCTTCGGCGACCGGTACCCCGACGACACCACGGCCGGCGACCGGTACCCGCCGCGGCCGCCGTCGGCCGGGCAGCCGGAGGGCGGCAACGTCGGCTGGACCACGAGCTTCTGGCCGGGGATGCTGTGGCGGGCGTACGACCTGACCGGCCAGGAGCGGTACCGGCTGGCCGCGCTGTCGCATGTGGACAGCTTCGCGGCGCGCGTGCACGGCGGCATCGACCTGGACACGCACGACCTCGGCTTCCTGTACACCCTCTCCTGCGTCACCGCGGCCCGGCGCGCCGGCGACGAGCGGGCCCGCGACGCGGCCCTGGCGGCGGCCGCCCACCTCACCAGCCGCGTGCTGCCGGCGGCCGGCATCATCCAGGCGTGGGGCGACCTCGACGACCCCCGCCAGCGCGGCCGCACGATCATCGACAGCCTCATGAACACCCCGCTGCTGTTCTGGGCCGCCCGCACCACCGGCGACGAGCGCTACGCGGCCGTCGCGCGGCGGCACACCGCCCAGCTGCGCGAGCACATCCTGCGCCCGGACGGCACGACGTTCCACACCTTCTACTGGGACCCGGAGACCGGCGCGCCGCTGCGCGGCGAGACCGAGCAGGGCCACGCGGACGACTCGTGCTGGGCCCGGGGGCAGGCCTGGGCGATCTACGGCTTCACGCTCAACCACCGGTACACCGGCGAGCCGGAGCTGCTGGCCGCCGCGCAGACCTGTGCCGACTACTTCCTGGCCCACCTGCCCGCCGACCACGTCGCCTACTGGGACCTGGTGTTCGGCGACGGCAGCGGCGCCGAACGCGACAGCTCCGCCGCCGCCATCGCCGCCTGCGGCCTGGCCGAGCTGGCCGGCCACGTGGGCGACCCGGCGCGGGCGGAGCGGTACCGTGAGGCGGCCGGCCGCATCCTGCGCTCGCTCGTCGACGGGTACTCCACCGGCGGGCGCCCGGGCTCGCAGGCCCTGATCCGGCACGGCGTGTACGACAAGCCCAAGGGGATCGGCGTCGACGAGGGCACCCTGTGGGGCGACTACTTCTACCTGGAGGCCCTCGCCCGCGCCGCCGGGCCGGGCTGGGAGGATCCGTGGTGA
- a CDS encoding ferredoxin-NADPH reductase, translated as MRLRHDTIAAVFDAVHVALLSNLLLVAGALPLVLLAFTTDPARAWPLYALAAPLCAPGVCGVFAVMSGFSAGRGDGVLRTFARAWRATARPAMLWGAATTAALVVLAVDAAAAWGHRVGALALPVLAMLALLTVATGLLGLVTIAERPTARLRDVARACLYLGVRRWYLTGVSLLVLALLAQFMAARPALALGLAAAPLLYVVWANTRFTLRPALDPA; from the coding sequence ATGCGACTGCGTCACGACACCATCGCCGCCGTCTTCGACGCGGTACACGTCGCGCTGCTCAGCAACCTGCTGCTGGTCGCCGGGGCGCTGCCGCTGGTCCTGCTCGCGTTCACCACCGACCCGGCCCGCGCGTGGCCGCTGTACGCGCTGGCCGCTCCGCTGTGCGCGCCCGGCGTGTGCGGCGTGTTCGCGGTCATGTCCGGCTTCTCGGCCGGGCGGGGCGACGGCGTCCTGCGCACCTTCGCCCGCGCGTGGCGGGCCACCGCCCGCCCGGCGATGCTGTGGGGCGCCGCGACCACCGCCGCGCTGGTCGTGCTCGCCGTCGACGCCGCCGCGGCGTGGGGGCACCGGGTCGGCGCGCTCGCCCTGCCGGTGCTCGCCATGCTCGCGCTGCTCACGGTCGCCACCGGCCTGCTCGGGCTGGTCACGATCGCCGAGCGGCCCACCGCGCGGCTGCGCGACGTGGCCCGCGCCTGCCTCTACCTGGGCGTGCGCCGCTGGTACCTCACCGGGGTCTCGCTCCTGGTCCTTGCCCTGCTCGCCCAGTTCATGGCCGCCCGCCCGGCACTGGCGCTCGGGCTCGCCGCGGCGCCGCTGCTCTACGTGGTCTGGGCCAACACCCGCTTCACGCTGCGCCCCGCGCTCGACCCCGCCTGA